In the genome of Budorcas taxicolor isolate Tak-1 chromosome 7, Takin1.1, whole genome shotgun sequence, the window TTCAGGAACCCTCCGAATTCGAGTTCAGGTGGTGGATGCAAATGACAACCCTCCAGCGTTTACACAAGCAGTGTACCACACGAGTGTACCCGAGAACGTGCCTCTGGGCACTCGGCTGCTCATGGTAAAAGCCACGGACCCAGATGAAGGTGCCAATGGGGAAGTAACATATTCATTTCATAATATAGACCACAAAATGGCACAGATATTTCACTTGGATTCTTacacgggagaaatatcaagtcAAGAACCTCTGGATTTTGAAGAATACACAATTTATCCAATGGAAATTCAAGCTCAGGATGgtgcaggcctcatggccagagcTAAGGTGCTGGTCAAAGTACTGGACATAAATGATAATGCCCCAGAGATAACCATCACCTCTGTCACCACTTCAGTCCCAGAAAACTTTCCTCCTGGGGCCATAATTGCTCTTATCAGTGTGCATGACCAAGACTCCGGAGACAATGGTCACACTTCATGTTCCATTTCTGGAAATCTACCCTTTAAATTAGAAAAGTTAGATGATAATTATTACCGTTTGGTGACAGAAAAAACAATGGATAGAGAACTTACCTCCCAGTACAACATTACAGTAACAGCCACAGATCAGGGAACTCCAACTCTATCTACTGAAACACACATTTCACTGCAAGTGACAGATATCAACGACAACCCCCCTGTCTTCCCCCAAGACTTCTACTCCACCTACATTCTAGAAAACAACCCCAGAGGTGCCTCCATTTTCTGCGTGACAGCCCATGATGCCGACAGTAATGAGAATGCACAGGTCACTTATTCCCTGGTGGAGGACACCATCCAAGGAGTGCCTCTATCCTCCTATATCTCCATCAACTCAGACACTGGAGTCCTATATGCTTTGCGATCGTTTGACTATGAGCAGTTCCAGGACCTGCATTTGAGATTGATGGCTCGTGACAGTGGGAACCCACCACTCAGCAGCAACGTGTCTGTGAGCATATTTGTGCTGGACCAGAATGACAACACACCTGAAATCCTGTATCCTGCACTCCCCACGGATGGTTCCACAGGTGTGGAGCTGGCACCCCGCTCTGCAGAACCAGGCTACCTGGTCACCAAGGTGGTGGCAGTGGACAGAGACTCTGGCCAGAACTCCTGGCTATCTTACCGCCTGCTCAAGGCCAGCGAGCCGGGACTCTTCGCGGTGGGGCTGCACACGGGCGAGGTGCGCACAGCGCGGGCCCTGCTAGACAGAGACGCGCTCAAGCAGAGCTTGGTGGTGGCAGTCCAGGATCACGGCCAGCCCCCTCTCTCGGCCACCATCACGTTCACCGTAGCTGTTGCTGACAGCATTCCAGAAGTGCTGGCCGACTTGGACAGCATTGAAACTTCCTCCCACCCGGACAACTCCAGCTTCACGCTGCACTTGGTAGTGGCTGTGGCCGCGGTCTCCTGCGTCTTCCTCGCCTTTGTCATCGCGTTGCTGGTGCTCAGATTGCGACGCTGGCACAGACTGCGTGCGCAGACTTCAGCAAGTGTATTGGCGCGCTTGCCCACCTCTCAGTTTGTGGGTGTGGACGGGGTGCGGGCTTTCCTGCAGACCTATTCGCACGAGGTCTCGCTCACCGCGGACTCTCGGGGGAGTCACGTGATCTTCCCGCAGCCCAACTACGCCGACACGCTCATCAGTCAGGAGAGTGgtgagaaaaaagattttttgtCAGTACCCCAGTCTTTACTTGAAgacaaaaaggaaacattttctcaGGTAAATCTTTTGTAGTAAATTTttatctagaaaaaaataatttctgtgttTACTTACTTGCTTTCACTCTTTACTGCTAAAAAGTCTCTATTTCCCATCTTTGTGTTTGTCTTTGTGTTTATATTTACAGATCCTGGGAAATCATTATTGTTTCTATCcaagtatatttataattgttcttTCATTGAAAAGATCATAATTAATCATAATGTAGTTGGTTGGGACAGAGTTGTGGAAAGAGCATTGCATCAGAAACAAGGAGATTTAGCTTCTAACGTTTTCTTGCTTGCTTCTGGCCAAGTAATTTTTTCTTTACCATGCCCTTATCTGACAATGATAGAGTTTGACTAGGTCTACAAATATTTATGTGACTGATTCTGTTTTCAGATATCCTTAGATTATAAATATCTCATCTATTCCTAAATTTAATGTATATGTCATCTGTTGGGGTGCTGTTTTATTTGGGAATATTTGAAGAGGTAAAGATTGTCTAAAGTAGTATTTTAAGTTGTGTTAACATAAAATTATGGAAATTTAGGTAACTTGAAAGTTTAAACTATTGTTGAATATTTCAGCCCTTTTactggtttatttttatatgttttatgcaCACTCAAGAATACACCAAATGTTTAAGTAAGTTACAAAATGAAGTAATAAAATGGACGACAGAAAATTTCCTCTGCAACATGAGAAATAGTTTGAAGCCTCCTGACTTGTATATTATGCCTATAATGTAAACAactaataaaaatcaaatatatattccACTTTAATGTATTAGCTCTTCACAAGAAATGTATCATAAGTCCATGCTTTAAAATACTCTGTTCCAATAAATTAAAGAGAtacataaaatatgaaatgaaaaaagcaaaagcataataaggcacaaatataaataaataaataaataaatgggccaAAGATGGGAAGAAAGTGGTGAGCCAGGCTAACACTAAAGCAGGAATTCTGGTCTTGGACTTATCTTGACTGGACAAATCTGTATACAATCTTATACACAACAAATATAGAATGaccatttttatatgaaaatatggaGAATCTACAACAATTTAATACATAATCATCACATGCATAAAAAATGGCAGAGAAAATTTCAAAGTACCAATAATATACATGCTTTATAACATGTGCTTAAGTCACAAAGTGGGTGGTAGGGGGATAGGGGAGAGTTATTAATGATCAAAAGGTACGGACCTTGCATTGTAAGATGAATAAGGCTGTAGGACCCAATGTATAGCATGGAGACTATAGTTGATAACATTACATTGTATAATAGAGATTTGCTGAGTGTAATTtaattctctctcacacacaaagcTAAGTATGTAAAGTGATGAATGTATTATTAGCTCAGTAGGAGGAATCCTTtcacagtgtgtatatgtatcaaatcatcatgttgtacactttaagtatcttaaaattttatttaaaattgtaaagcttgaaaaatcacaaagcaaatattttaaaagaaaacaaaatgggcATTTAAATCTATACCACTAAACTACTATTGGGACTTAAAAAAtcacaatggaaataaaaactcaaaaattaaaatattatttatttaaaattgtggAATGCCTCTAAAAGATATTTAGGGTTAAGTTTACAGACAACCACAAGAATTTCAAAAAACAGATTATTAAAATTAGTGAAGTTAGCTCAACAatcaagaaataaagcaaaaaatatataatatcggtataaagaaaataacaggaaaggaaacagagTATAAATTATTGAAATGCAAACCAGGAAGAATTCTGATGGTGAAGCAGTAGAAGCTGACACTAGTGGGGAGAAACTGAATCTTCTGTCAAGTCAAGTGCTGGGACTAATATTGGGTAGGCAGATAGCAAGACTAAAATTCATTTTAGAGATCTTAAAAGAAGACCAAAAATTCTGATTATAGACAAAGacctggaaaaagaaaaggaaaagcaagtgagactggggaaaaaataaaacagcttaaCACGAAGCAAGAAGCATGAATGGGAAATAATATACTGTATAAAACGAAATGTTgtcaaagacaaagaaacagaaaaatctttaGAGAAACTGCAAATAACGGATGTCAAGTGGTTACTTAATGAGACTCAAAAGTATCAAAAGACTGCTGaagaaaaagttttaagaaaCTAGAGGTTCTATTGGAAAACATGATGAGTTGATAAGAAttgtttccaataaatatttcatcAGTGTTCTCAGAGGAAtggattgaaaatgaaaaaagttcaACAGGGAAGAActcaaaaggcaaaaagactgaaataagaCCAGAAGTGTGCGAtcttgctgaagaattgattcaaaGTCTTATCTACTGTGACATGTGACTAAATGGGATTTATTACTTGTGGATGCAAGAATATTTCAGTATAAGAAAATCTAATATAAAACTTCATATGAAAAGATTAAAGATAAAAGCTGTTCATTTCAATAGAGGCATAATAAAGGTCTTGAGAACATTCAACACATGATTAAAATCTTTTAGCAAACTGAATACTGAAGGAAATGTACTTAAACTGACAAAGAATATTTGTCAAAAACTTATAgaactatccaaagcaatctacagattcaattcaatggctatcaaaatcccaatgccTTTTTTATAAGTAGAAAAAAGTCTATCCCAAAATTCACATGGGGCATCAAgggacctcaaatagccaaaacaatcttggaaaaagaacaaaccacCTTCAGTTTCCTTCATGTTTATGCTGCCTCTCACTCCAAGCATTTGTACTAAGGTTCTAGAACACTACTCTAGCCTTTCTTGATTCGGTCATACCCTTTAGGATCCAGGTTCAATTCTGTCCTGAAAAGTGTTTTctgaccacccccccccacccaggCTGAATATCCTTCCTGTGTATTTTCCCACTGCCCAGAGTTTCCAACCATCATAGCAGTTGTGATACTCTATTAAAATACTCCGTTTACTGTGTCCTCCCTTATCATGTAAATTCCCTTGAGAACTGGGACTGTGTTCATCAGGTGCACCAGTTCTGTCTACAGCATCAATCAAGCAAAGTGTCAGGCAAAGGTTAGTCACTCAATTAAGTGTGATAACTCAATAATTTAAATACAGGTTTTGAAGTTCAATACTAAGCCATTAagcacagaaatttaaaatatataacactaGAATATAATGCAGCTAATGTTTTTAGATTAATCTTACTTTCTCCCAATATGGAATTAGAGGTTGAAGATTTTTGGTCTAAGGGCAGAGGCTACCTTGATTAGTGCCTCCAAAGTTCAACAGTGCTTTCCTTGCTACTATCAGGATCACATTCATTCACACCATTCTTATtcattctgaagaaaaaaaagactcttgACTTGAAAGAGCAATCTCTCAGTTATCTTAGAACTGTAAAATTCTTCAAAGCATCTTGAAAGTGAGAGGAGTAACACGAAGTAACTGGATTTGCCTGGGAGAATGCAGAAATTACTTAGGCCTCTGGGTGTCGCTGTTGACTACCTAAGAAGTAACCCCGTGAGCCATCCAATCCAACATTACGATTTCCATAACACAAAGGGCTGGGCATTTGGCCCGCAAGGTTCGGGGCGGCAAAGAAATTCAGTCCAACAGCCCACTAGTTCTCTCCACAGTGACGTGGTTCCTTGAATGCTGGTCACCTCAGACCCTGAGGAATAAAGATTGGAATCCCGAGCTGGAGGCCGGAAGTTGCCTGGGAGAAAAGACTGCAGCTCAAGAAATGGCGGCTCTGCTAAATTTGCCACATCGCGGAAGGTTTGTCCTGCTGTGCCTGCTTTGGGTGGCCCTGTGGAACGTTGGAGCTGGGCAGATGCGCTATTCAGTGCCAGAAGAGATAGAAAAAGGGTCATTCGTGGGCAGCGTTGCCAAGGATCTCGGGCTAGAGCCTCTGGCACTGGCGGAGCGCGGAGCCCGCATCGTCTCCAGAGGTAGGACGCATCTCTTCGCTCTGAACCCGCGAAACGGCAGCTTGGTCACCGCGGGCAGGATAGACCGGGAGGAGCTCTGCGCCCAGAGTGCGCGGTGTCTGGTGAGTTTTAACATACTCCTGGAAGATAAGTTGAGCATTTATTCAGTAGAAGTGGAAATAAAAGATATTAACGATAATGCCCCTCGCTTTGGAGTAGAGGAAGTGGAGCTAAAAATTACTGAAACGACTATGCCAGGATTTCGGATCCCTCTTAAGAGTGCGCATGATGCAGACGTCGGAGAGAACACTCTCCAAAAGTATGaaattaattcaaatgaccacTTCTCTCTGGACGTGCGAAGCGGGGTGGATGGTAACAAGTACCCGGAGCTGGTGCTGGGACGCGCTTTGGACCGTGAGGAGGAGGCCGTACACTACCTCGTTCTCAAGGCTTTGGACGGGGGCGACCCTATCAGATCTGGGACCTCCCGCATCCGCGTGACGGTCTTGGATGTGAACGACAACGCTCCTGTTTTTACACAGTCCGAGTACCGGGTAAGTGTTCCAGAGAATACTCCCGTAGGCACCCGGATACTTACAGTGACCGCCACTGATGCAGATGAGGGATACAATGCCCAAGTGACTTATTTTCTGGAGAAAAACCCTGAAGAAACCTCAGAGGTATTTGAGCTTAAGTCATCATCTGGAGAAATAACAATCACAAAAAGCCTAGATTATGAGGATGCCAAATTCCATGAAATTGATATTGAAGCTCAGGATGGTCCGGGCCTTCTGACCAGAATGAAGGTCACTGTCACAGTTCTGGACGTGAATGACAATGTCCCAGAATTCTACATGACATCTGCTACAAGCTCAGTTCCTGAAGATTCTCCTCCAGGAACCATAATCGCACTTTTCAATGTACATGACAGAGACTCTGGGCAGAATGCATTTATCACATGTTCACTCCCAGAGAACCTTCCTTTCAAATTAGAAAGGTCAGTGGACAATTACCACCGATTGGTTACAACTAGAGTCCTTGACAGAGAACAGTTTTCCTCTTACAACATCACTGTGACTGCTAAAGATGGAGGGAGCCCATCTCTATCCACAAATGCTTACATTTTGCTGCAGGTGACAGACATCAACGACAACCCTCCCACCTTTCCCCACACATCCTACTCTGCCTACATTCCTGAAAACAACCCCAGAGGTGCCTCCATCTTTTCTGTGATGGCCTGTGACCCCGACAGCAACGACAATGCCCATGTAACTTATAGCTTGGCTGAGGACACCCTTCAGAGTGCACCCCTGTCCTCCTACGTCTCCATCAACTCTGACACCGGTGTCCTCTATGCACTGCGTTCCTTTGATTATGAGCAGTTCTGTGAACTTCAGTTATGGGTTACAGCACAGGATGGTGGGAATCCACCCCTCAGCACCAACGTGTCTGTGAGCATATTCGTGCTGGACCAGAACGACAACACACCTGAGATTCTGtaccctgccctccccactgaTGGTTCTACCGGTGTGGAGCTGGCACCCCGCTCCGCAGAGCCTGGCTACCTGGTCACCAAGGTGGTGGCAGTGGACAGAGACTCGGGACAGAACGCCTGGCTGTCCTACCGTCTGCTCAAGGCCAGTGACCCAGGGCTCTTCGCGGTGGGGCTGCACACGGGCGAGGTGCGCACAGCGCGGGCCCTGCTGGACAGAGACGCGCTCAAGCAGAGCCTGGTGGTGGCCGTCCAGGACCACGGCCAGCCCCCTCTCTCGGCCACCGTCACGCTCACTGTGGCTGTGGCTGACAGCATCCCAGACATCCTGACTGACCTAGGCAGCCTGAAGCCCTCAGTGGATCCTGACGACTCAGGCCTCACACTCTACCTGGTGGTGGCGGTGGCCGCGGTCTCCTGCGTCTTCCTCGCCTTTGTCATTGTGCTACTGGCGCTCAGACTGCGGCGCTGGCACATGTCGCGTCTGCTCCAGGCTTCCGGCAGCGGGTTGGCTGGCGTGCGGGCGTCTCAGTTTGTGGGCGTGGACGGGGTGCGGGCTTTCCTGCAGACCTATTCGCACGAGGTCTCGCTCACCGCGGACTCTCGGGGGAGTCACGTGATCTTCCCTCAGCCGAACTACGCGGACACGCTCATCAGTCAGGAGAGCTGTGGGAAAAAGGATTTTCTTTCAGAACCTCAATTTCTACCTGAAGATAAACAAGAAACATTTTCTCAGGTAAACTCTCTTCCTAATATTCCTGTGAGTTACTTTGCTAAAAGACCTAAACTTACCTAATTACTTAGCTGTCTCCACAGTTTACCATACCTTTTCTATTTCCCATATTTCTTTGTGGACATGTTCAATTTTTACGAAATAGTCCTCATGAATTATTTCTCACTAGTTCTAAGCGTTCACATGGTGTAACAGGGAAGAGGAGCTAGAATCATTGTGTCATTAGTATAAATTGGGAATTAGTAGGTGAAGACGATATTTTGGTTATCAAAAGAGCCTctaggttcaagagggaggggtcatatggatacctgtggctgattcatgttgatgtgtggcagaaaccagcacaatattgtaaagcaattatcctccaattaaaaaaattaatgcattaacaacaacaacaacaacaaagagcctTAGGAACTAGGGTAtctgctttctcctttctttctcgtCCCTTAGCAAACCATCCCAATCCACCCGAATCAACAGTTCTTTGTTAGATATATGAATGTTGACTTTTGTTTCCTCAAATATCtccctcttttaaaatttaatactttTATGCTTTATATTTGTTTATGAATATTAATAAATACTGTAGTCATTTGTTTTCATCTCagtctttgtttttccttcagtttAGCAGTGAGATTcctcatatttttttatttgaatgatCTTCCCTATTAAAAGATGTGTTTAGGAATAGATATGCTTCACCATGTTTCAGGAAGGTATGTCATGCAATCTCTGTTTAGTTCAAAATGTCATTAGCCTCTAAAGTAGCTCTGTGTTCCTTTAAGAGTAATTGAGTTATCATTTGCTGTATTAATATAATTCATGGTTTATAGAATAGTTAAGATGTGTCTGTTCcttgttactttttatttttctcatatgtgGAAACAACATTgcctttttatctttaaaaataatatatatcctTGAGGGATTCAGAGATCATATCAAATAATTGCCCCTAAAGATTCTCCTTTTACATTTCTCATCTCAAAGTTTCCTACTCACAACAGCTGTTGAAAATGTTTCCAGTTCTTCCACCAACATCAGTCTCCCTTACAACCAAGTTTTCCTCCCCCATTCCTCTTCCCACCTTGGCTTTTAGTATGTTAGTTATATACTTaataacaaagaacaaaaaatacGCTACTATTCTGTGTAACTGGGGTCatcttttatttggaaataatcctATACTAAGTCAGTCATGTATATAATGGTGCCATCATTCTTTAAGATGTTatgattctttactgtttaaggGCATCTGAGGGAAATTGTGTTATTACTATTACATCATTTTCTTTGAGATAAAGTTGGCACTCACTGTGGAATAATACAAACATTTTGCAAGTAAATAAAGTATGAACGGGGGAAATTGAAAACAAAGTTCCTTTTAGTGTATACAGTAACTCTTCATGAAATAAATGCCTTATGTGTAGCTGTATAATGCATCATGATTGAAGTGACAAATGAGTTCCTATTACGGTGCtttggaaaggaaaacaaatacagGAAAGGGGTTTCTGGAATACAAAACAAAAGTATCTCTACTAGTTTCAGTTTTGGTCCTTAAAAACATCTTCACACTCTAATTTTAGGCAAAACAGACTACTTTCAGTACCCTGAAGTTCTGTGGTTTCTCTCTCACATCTAGGTATTGCCATTGACAGAAGAAGTCTTATATCCAGGCCTTACCCCTCCCTGATCCACTCCTCTCAGGTTTCTTGGGAAAACCTTTGGTAACCTCCAAGGCCAGGTTGGAGGCCCTCTCATTGCCCTTGGCCTCTGATCTTATGGCAGTATCTCACTGCACTATAATTCCTTGTTTGCTTTTATATCCTTATAACTCCATGAAGGAAATAGCTGTGTTTGTATCGTTAAATCCCCAAGTATTGTCAGCTACTCAATTATATGTATGTTTAATGAATGGGTTAAATGGAAAATATTGAAACTAAAATGTCAAGCTATGAAGGACAGATTTCAAGAGGCATGCCTTATAAATATGACTGATATTTCTGTGCAGTTCTTAAACTTTGAACATTTCAAAACAGTAACTTCGGCATGTTTGAAGCAATATTAGTGGCATTCAGGTTAACTCATGGATTATTAAGGAAGATACTTGAAATCTTTTAACATATAGCGATTCAGTTATGTGAAACAAAAACTGAGCCCATTACCTCTGAACAAAAAGAATTTCAGGTGCTTGGAAACTTAAAAATTTCTGACTTAGATCTTTGTCAGAGCGTGCAGTGAACGGTTATGCCTCTGAGCGTCGCTGTTCACCACTCAAGAAGGAAAACGCCGCTGAAAAGCTAGTCCTTTTCCTTGTTTCCAAAGAGCAGAGAACCAGCAAATCACACTCGGAAGATCCGAAGCTGCCTCAAAGCTCACCCCGTCAGTCAGCCAGCTCTGTGACCTATAAATTAGGTCCACGAAAGTCTTCGTTCCTTGAGAAAATAAGACTGAAGTCTGCCTTGGGAAACTGGAAACCAATTCAGAGAAAATAATTCACCAAAACGGAAATGACCAATTACCAGAGATTCAGAAAGTGCGGAGGACTGGCCCTGCTGTGCGTGCTTCTGGGGACGCTGTGCAAGACCGGATGCGGGCAGATCCGTTATTCGGTGTCAGAGGAGCTGGACAGAGGCTCCTTCGTGGGTAACATCGCCAAGGACCTGGGGCTGGAGCCCCAGGAGCTGGCGGAGCGGGGAGTCCGCATCGTCTCCAGAGGTAGAACGCAGCTCTTTGCTCTGAACCCGAGAAGCGGCAGCTTGGTCACCGCGAACAGGATAGATCGGGAGGAGCTCTGCGCTCAGAGCCCACAGTGTCTGGTGAGTTTTAACATCCTGGTTGaagaaaaattgaacatttttgaagtagaaatagaaattaaagacCTTAATGACAATGCTCCTGATTTTCTGACTGAGgaattggaaataaaaattagTGAACTAACAGTTCCTGGAACTCGATTTCCACTTAAAACTGCCTTTGACCCAGATGTGGGCACGAACTCTCTGCTGAACTATCAGCTCAGCCCCAGTGACTATTTCTCCCTGGCTGTGAAGAGTGCCACTGATGGGGCCAAGTATCCAGAGCTGGTGCTGCAGCGGGCTCTTGACCGGGAGGAAAAGAAAGTTCACCAACTTGTCCTAATTGCTTCTGATGGTGGTGACCCTGTCCACTCTGGCAACTTGGGCATCCAAGTGACAGTTCTAGATGCAAATGATAATCCACCAGTATTTACCCAGCCTGAATATCGAGTAAGTGTTCAAGAGAACCTGCCAGTAGGCACTTGGCTGCTCACAGTGAATGCCACTGACCCTGACGAGGGATTCAATGCTCAAGTATCCTATGTACTAGATAAAATGCCTGGGAAAATCGCTCAGATTTTTTATCTCAATTCAGTGACTGGGGACTTATCGATAGTAAAAAATCTAGATTATGAGGATGCTACTTTCTATGAAATTATAATAGAAGCACAAGATGGACCAGGTCTCCTTTCAAGAGCTAAGATTCTGGTCACAGTTCTGGATGTGAATGACAATGCCCCAGAAGTTACAATTACTTCTCTCACAGAATCAGTTCCAGAAGAGTCAACTGCTGGAAGGGAAATTGCCCTTATCAACGTGCATGATCGGGATTCCGGGCAAAATGGACAGGTCACAGTTTTTGTCCTTGGAAATATGccatttaatttagaaaagtcaATAAACCAATATTACCGCTTAGTGACAGCCAGATCTCTGGACCGTGAACAGGAGTCTGAATATAACATCACTCTGAGAGCTACAGATGGGGGTAGTCCGCCACTGTCCACAGAAACACACATCACCCTGCATGTGGCAGACATCAACGACAACCCACCTGCTTTCACTCATGCCTCCTATTCTGCCTACATTCCTGAAAACAACCCCAGGGGAGCCTCCATCTTCTCTGTGACAGCCCAGGACCCTGACAGCATTGAGAATGCCCACATTACCTATGCACTGACTGAGGATACCATCCAAGGGGCACCTCTCTCCACCTACGTCTCCATAAACTCAGACACTGGAGTCCTGTATGCTCTGCATTCCTTTGACTTTGAGCAGGTTAGAGACCTGCAGGTACTGGTGACTGCTAGTGACAGTGGGAACCCTCCACTTAGCAGCAACGTGTCTCTGAGCCTATTTGTGTTGGACCAGAATGATAACACACCTGAGATTCTAtaccctgccctccccactgaTGGTTCTACCGGTGTGGAGCTGGCACCCCGCTCTGCAGAGCCTGGCTACCTGGTCACCAAGGTGGTGGCAGTGGACAGAGACTCGGGACAGAACGCCTGGCTGTCCTACCGCCTGCTCAAAGCCAGTGACCCAGGGCTCTTCGCGGTGGGGCTGCACACGGGCGAGGTGCGCACAGCGCGGGCCCTGCTGGACAGAGACGCGCTCAAGCAGAGCCTGGTGGTGGCCGTCCAGGACCACGGCCAGCCCCCTCTCTCGGCCACCGTCACGCTCACTGTGGCTGTGGCTGACAGCATCCCAGACATCCTGACTGACCTAGGCAGCCTGAAGCCCTCAGTGGATCCTGACGACTCAGGCCTCACACTCTACCTGGTGGTGGCGGTGGCCGCGGTCTCCTGCGTCTTCCTTGCCTTTGTCATCGTGCTACTGGCGCTCAGACTGCGGCGCTGGCACATGTCGCATCTGCTCCAGGCTTCGGGCAGCGGGTTGGCTGGCGTGCGGGCGTCTCAGTTTGTGGGCGTGGACGGGGTGCGGGCTTTCCTGCAGACCTATTCGCACGAGGTCTCGCTCACCGCAGACTCTCGGAGGAGTCACGTGATCTTCCCTCAGCCAAACTACGCGGACACGCTCATCAGTCAGGAGAGCTGTGGGAAAAGCGAGCCTCTCCTGATATCTCAAGATTTACTGGAAACGAAAGGAGACCCCAACGAGCTCCAggtgagtttctttctttcttttaatattttaaggaacaGTTATGCCAGTGTggttattataaatttttaatacacatttattttaaaataaagcaatgaagTAGGCATTGGTTGTTTTGTATAAATATGTAcctctcttcttctgggattgtGGTGGAGCTGCACTTCCTTGCCTGGTATAGCTGAGTGGGCCTAGTAAATATTTCTGACCGATACACTGGAAGTAGAAGTATGTGACTTTCTTCGCAGAGGAAGTCCTAGTTGTCATTTGTAAGAATTACCAGATCTCTAACTTATTTTTTGAAATCGTGACTGTGCCTCCTATCTAAGTCCTTGAATGGCTGCAATGAAAGAAGAGCCCTGTGGTTGACTCAACATTGATTTGTATACTTGtgataagtagatgtttttattttaattctctgtGATGATGAAGTTTGTCACTTCAGCCT includes:
- the LOC128050815 gene encoding protocadherin gamma-A1-like, which translates into the protein MAIRVKVLGCRRLVLLFLFLGLLLEAQAGKIRYSVSEETDKGFFVGNIAKDLGLQPQELMERGVRIVSRGRKQLFALNLRSGSLVTAGRIDREELCAQSVRCLVSFNVLVEDKMKLFPVEVEIIDINDNTPEFQLEEVEFKMNEITAPGTRIPLPSGQDLDVGMNSLQSYQLSSNPHFSLDAQQGSDGSQQPEMVLQSPLDREEEAVHHFLLTAFDGGNPARSGTLRIRVQVVDANDNPPAFTQAVYHTSVPENVPLGTRLLMVKATDPDEGANGEVTYSFHNIDHKMAQIFHLDSYTGEISSQEPLDFEEYTIYPMEIQAQDGAGLMARAKVLVKVLDINDNAPEITITSVTTSVPENFPPGAIIALISVHDQDSGDNGHTSCSISGNLPFKLEKLDDNYYRLVTEKTMDRELTSQYNITVTATDQGTPTLSTETHISLQVTDINDNPPVFPQDFYSTYILENNPRGASIFCVTAHDADSNENAQVTYSLVEDTIQGVPLSSYISINSDTGVLYALRSFDYEQFQDLHLRLMARDSGNPPLSSNVSVSIFVLDQNDNTPEILYPALPTDGSTGVELAPRSAEPGYLVTKVVAVDRDSGQNSWLSYRLLKASEPGLFAVGLHTGEVRTARALLDRDALKQSLVVAVQDHGQPPLSATITFTVAVADSIPEVLADLDSIETSSHPDNSSFTLHLVVAVAAVSCVFLAFVIALLVLRLRRWHRLRAQTSASVLARLPTSQFVGVDGVRAFLQTYSHEVSLTADSRGSHVIFPQPNYADTLISQESGEKKDFLSVPQSLLEDKKETFSQVNLL
- the LOC128050925 gene encoding protocadherin gamma-A2-like, with translation MAALLNLPHRGRFVLLCLLWVALWNVGAGQMRYSVPEEIEKGSFVGSVAKDLGLEPLALAERGARIVSRGRTHLFALNPRNGSLVTAGRIDREELCAQSARCLVSFNILLEDKLSIYSVEVEIKDINDNAPRFGVEEVELKITETTMPGFRIPLKSAHDADVGENTLQKYEINSNDHFSLDVRSGVDGNKYPELVLGRALDREEEAVHYLVLKALDGGDPIRSGTSRIRVTVLDVNDNAPVFTQSEYRVSVPENTPVGTRILTVTATDADEGYNAQVTYFLEKNPEETSEVFELKSSSGEITITKSLDYEDAKFHEIDIEAQDGPGLLTRMKVTVTVLDVNDNVPEFYMTSATSSVPEDSPPGTIIALFNVHDRDSGQNAFITCSLPENLPFKLERSVDNYHRLVTTRVLDREQFSSYNITVTAKDGGSPSLSTNAYILLQVTDINDNPPTFPHTSYSAYIPENNPRGASIFSVMACDPDSNDNAHVTYSLAEDTLQSAPLSSYVSINSDTGVLYALRSFDYEQFCELQLWVTAQDGGNPPLSTNVSVSIFVLDQNDNTPEILYPALPTDGSTGVELAPRSAEPGYLVTKVVAVDRDSGQNAWLSYRLLKASDPGLFAVGLHTGEVRTARALLDRDALKQSLVVAVQDHGQPPLSATVTLTVAVADSIPDILTDLGSLKPSVDPDDSGLTLYLVVAVAAVSCVFLAFVIVLLALRLRRWHMSRLLQASGSGLAGVRASQFVGVDGVRAFLQTYSHEVSLTADSRGSHVIFPQPNYADTLISQESCGKKDFLSEPQFLPEDKQETFSQVNSLPNIPVSYFAKRPKLT